One segment of Alistipes finegoldii DSM 17242 DNA contains the following:
- a CDS encoding ATP-binding protein: MDGMEVNLSRAIDFFYPSSSSLELVYFEAIANAIDAGANNIQISIAVDSYSKPESLTIVISDNGVGFTNDRYRKFTKLLETEEEDHKGLGRLVFLKYFKEVYIESIFEKQIRKFTFKKNFEKNNFTLSPAPDATYTGSRLAFSGYLKKKLYSYDFLKPVSIRQSILYHFYPHLFSIVKAGKDLKIDLTLSTKEPNPEQGFYNDCQILIASQSVDLESRKFPAESLDLFDTIDIFYKIKQTNKESSLVTAICVDGRTIPIDIMSKESTPKGYEIVFLLYSSFFTGKTNPSREALTLDEQELKTVKNLFRKHATIILNEKIPSIQEENKHITESLNNNYPHLAGYFDEQSIGIIDRNKAIETAQRKFFQAQKEVLDAPNTISTEQYEKALNVSSRTLMEYILYRNVIIKNLKQIDKKNPEADIHDIIVPRKKVCGKAGFINDLYTNNAWLLDDKYMSYSTILSDLEMNKLMPYLALDGENVDDEKRPDIAIVFSNDFHNPVGQVEVQTKTDVVIVELKKLGLPLAKREEVVSQLKQRARKLAKYYPDKIQRIWFYGIVDIDAEFRIALKEENYTELFSAGSLFYKEHTVILDEDKNIRIPFGLYVLSFDAFLKDAESRNSTFLNVLKQGFLKGCNIPKASNEQK; the protein is encoded by the coding sequence ATGGACGGCATGGAGGTTAATTTAAGTCGGGCGATTGATTTTTTTTATCCATCCTCTTCATCATTGGAGCTTGTGTATTTTGAAGCTATTGCCAACGCAATAGATGCAGGCGCCAATAATATCCAAATAAGCATTGCCGTTGATTCGTATTCCAAGCCGGAATCTCTTACAATAGTAATTTCTGACAACGGTGTTGGTTTTACTAACGATCGGTATCGTAAATTCACTAAATTACTTGAAACAGAGGAAGAAGATCACAAAGGACTCGGACGATTGGTCTTCCTCAAATATTTCAAAGAAGTTTATATCGAAAGCATATTTGAGAAACAAATTCGGAAGTTTACGTTCAAGAAGAACTTTGAGAAAAACAATTTCACTCTCTCTCCGGCTCCTGATGCCACTTATACGGGCAGCAGATTGGCATTTAGCGGGTACCTAAAGAAAAAATTATATTCTTATGATTTTCTTAAACCGGTATCTATTAGGCAGTCTATACTTTATCATTTTTACCCGCATCTGTTTTCCATTGTTAAAGCGGGTAAAGATTTGAAGATTGATTTAACGTTATCTACCAAAGAGCCTAATCCTGAGCAAGGATTTTATAACGATTGTCAAATACTGATAGCTAGTCAAAGTGTCGATTTAGAAAGCAGAAAATTTCCTGCAGAAAGCTTAGACCTTTTTGACACGATTGATATTTTTTACAAAATCAAACAAACCAATAAAGAATCGTCACTAGTAACCGCAATCTGCGTTGATGGGAGAACAATTCCTATTGATATTATGTCAAAAGAATCTACCCCCAAAGGATATGAAATAGTTTTTCTGTTGTATTCCAGTTTCTTTACAGGTAAAACAAATCCTTCTCGAGAAGCCCTGACACTTGATGAGCAAGAATTGAAAACTGTAAAAAATCTATTTAGGAAACATGCAACGATTATTCTGAATGAAAAAATCCCAAGCATTCAAGAGGAAAATAAACATATAACAGAAAGCCTAAATAATAATTATCCTCATTTGGCAGGTTATTTCGATGAACAATCAATTGGAATTATCGATCGCAATAAAGCGATTGAAACAGCCCAACGTAAGTTCTTTCAGGCACAAAAAGAGGTTTTGGATGCTCCAAACACAATTTCAACCGAACAATATGAAAAAGCTCTTAACGTTTCCTCTCGAACATTGATGGAGTATATTTTATATCGAAATGTAATCATCAAAAATCTAAAACAAATTGATAAGAAGAATCCGGAAGCGGATATTCACGATATAATTGTTCCTAGAAAAAAAGTTTGTGGGAAAGCAGGATTTATAAACGATCTATACACTAACAATGCGTGGTTGTTAGACGATAAATATATGTCTTATTCAACCATCCTCAGCGATTTGGAAATGAATAAGCTTATGCCATATCTTGCATTGGATGGAGAGAATGTTGATGATGAAAAAAGGCCTGATATTGCAATCGTCTTTTCTAATGATTTTCATAATCCAGTAGGCCAAGTAGAAGTACAGACTAAAACGGATGTTGTTATCGTTGAACTCAAAAAATTAGGATTGCCTTTGGCCAAAAGAGAAGAGGTCGTCAGTCAGCTAAAACAGCGCGCTCGAAAACTTGCAAAATATTATCCCGATAAAATTCAACGTATTTGGTTCTACGGAATCGTAGATATAGATGCAGAATTTCGCATAGCGTTAAAAGAAGAAAATTATACGGAATTATTTTCTGCAGGATCTTTATTCTACAAAGAGCATACGGTTATTTTAGACGAAGATAAGAATATTCGCATTCCATTTGGCTTATATGTATTATCCTTTGATGCCTTTTTGAAAGATGCAGAATCTCGAAATTCGACATTTCTCAATGTGTTGAAACAAGGGTTTTTAAAAGGTTGCAATATACCTAAAGCATCGAACGAACAAAAGTAA
- a CDS encoding PDDEXK nuclease domain-containing protein has product MSAITTLYDDIRAIIINTRNTIYKAVNTGILEANWKIGRRIVEEEQAGASRAEYGQRVINDLAEKLSVEFGRGFDARELRRYRQFYLLFPKWDALRPELTWTHYRTLIRVENERARLYYMNEAALQNWSTRALDSQIERLTYERILSSQNQLIVKEAEDAASRQAQLTPADIIKDPYVLDFLGLPSGVNFYEKDLEKALIDNLQQFLLELGRGFSFVSRQYRFKTDNENYYVDLVFYNFILKCFVLIDLKVGKLTYQDIGQMDFYTRYFEENIRTETDNPTIGIVLCTERDNTIVKYSVMNDSNQLFASKYKLYLPTEEELINELETSRKQIENNVK; this is encoded by the coding sequence ATGAGCGCTATAACAACTCTATACGACGATATTCGAGCTATCATTATCAATACTCGTAACACTATATACAAGGCGGTAAATACCGGTATACTTGAGGCCAATTGGAAAATAGGCCGCCGAATAGTTGAAGAAGAACAAGCCGGAGCCAGTCGCGCAGAATACGGACAAAGGGTAATTAACGACCTTGCAGAGAAGTTGTCGGTAGAGTTCGGGCGAGGTTTCGACGCCCGTGAATTACGCCGTTATCGTCAGTTTTATTTGCTGTTCCCAAAATGGGACGCACTGCGTCCCGAATTGACATGGACCCATTACCGCACGTTAATCCGTGTTGAAAACGAACGCGCCCGACTTTACTACATGAATGAAGCTGCATTGCAGAACTGGAGTACGCGGGCATTGGATTCGCAAATTGAGCGACTGACCTACGAACGAATTCTCTCTTCGCAAAATCAACTTATAGTAAAAGAAGCCGAAGATGCGGCTTCGCGCCAAGCACAACTCACACCGGCCGACATCATCAAAGACCCGTATGTGCTCGACTTTCTCGGTCTTCCGAGTGGCGTGAACTTCTATGAAAAAGATTTGGAAAAAGCGCTTATCGACAACCTGCAACAATTCTTGTTGGAGTTGGGGCGCGGTTTTTCCTTTGTTTCACGTCAATACCGTTTCAAGACCGACAACGAAAACTACTATGTCGATCTTGTATTCTATAACTTCATCCTCAAATGCTTTGTGCTGATTGATCTGAAAGTCGGGAAACTGACTTATCAAGACATCGGACAAATGGATTTCTATACTCGCTATTTCGAGGAGAATATACGCACAGAAACCGATAATCCAACTATCGGTATCGTGCTTTGCACCGAGCGGGACAACACGATTGTCAAATACTCGGTAATGAACGACAGCAATCAATTGTTTGCCTCAAAATACAAACTTTATCTCCCGACAGAAGAGGAACTTATTAACGAGCTGGAAACAAGTCGGAAGCAGATAGAAAATAATGTCAAATAA
- a CDS encoding type II toxin-antitoxin system ParD family antitoxin: MKTTSVALGVYFEDFIKAKIAQGRYNNASEVIRAGLRLLEENESRLTELKVAIREGIDSGVAEGFDPEDHLKTLKAKWTNG; this comes from the coding sequence ATGAAAACGACATCGGTAGCCCTCGGTGTTTATTTCGAGGATTTCATCAAGGCAAAAATCGCACAGGGGCGTTATAACAATGCCAGCGAGGTTATTCGGGCCGGCTTGCGGCTTTTGGAGGAGAACGAAAGCCGTCTGACGGAGTTGAAAGTTGCCATCCGCGAGGGAATCGACAGCGGCGTGGCCGAAGGATTCGACCCGGAGGATCATCTGAAAACCCTGAAAGCCAAGTGGACGAATGGATGA
- a CDS encoding DUF4120 family protein, whose product MKIMCQEHYDKVVQYAESIDDKTLHECLKRLERREQNPHHLCEIELYKDFAPYSFLFKERYPDGRLGVVGGLVYHGCPDRSHCFIDGPFHGWMTHT is encoded by the coding sequence ATGAAAATCATGTGTCAGGAGCACTACGATAAAGTAGTGCAATATGCCGAAAGTATCGACGACAAGACGCTCCACGAGTGTCTGAAACGGCTCGAACGCCGGGAGCAAAATCCCCATCATCTGTGCGAGATCGAACTTTACAAGGACTTCGCACCTTATTCGTTCCTTTTCAAGGAGCGTTATCCCGATGGGCGTTTGGGCGTTGTCGGCGGACTGGTCTATCATGGCTGCCCGGATCGGTCGCATTGTTTTATCGACGGGCCGTTTCATGGCTGGATGACCCATACCTGA
- a CDS encoding DUF4121 family protein gives MQQDKTEDRYSRETLLPMNTLYDHEHCLTQEDVDAANALVRHIERTRNPLVPQVGDRVRYTTRHGDFHGNALIEAVREDGMRSICLCPYVPFVWATADGIGCSVSGGPFTAVMPQELKPSGAMPGDFCAWGHCGACGNGVVRFCAEVPLWEFREGDPLYGDFSTEKWRKISLYKDTENLHGNLYRGDCISFRTEEEFRRFLSDCEGTVFAAPNPKSVIVWGYRDEQVALPRTEWKALDVPVTERRIYNTLQPVKLVKDHGRHTAVCYFVRPEDDISQPQDMTLEELIYEESCPTSKVTV, from the coding sequence ATGCAACAAGATAAAACCGAAGATCGGTACAGCCGCGAAACACTGCTGCCGATGAATACGCTTTACGACCATGAACATTGCCTGACGCAAGAGGACGTAGATGCCGCCAATGCTTTGGTGCGTCATATCGAACGTACCCGCAACCCGCTTGTCCCGCAGGTCGGCGACCGGGTGCGCTATACCACGCGCCACGGCGACTTCCATGGCAACGCCTTGATCGAGGCGGTCCGTGAAGACGGAATGCGCTCGATCTGCCTGTGCCCTTACGTGCCTTTCGTGTGGGCGACAGCCGACGGTATCGGCTGCTCGGTCAGCGGAGGGCCTTTTACAGCCGTGATGCCGCAAGAACTGAAGCCTTCCGGTGCTATGCCGGGGGATTTCTGTGCTTGGGGCCATTGCGGCGCCTGCGGCAACGGAGTCGTCCGGTTCTGCGCCGAGGTGCCGCTGTGGGAATTCCGGGAAGGCGATCCGCTCTACGGTGATTTCTCCACCGAGAAATGGCGCAAGATCAGCCTTTACAAAGATACGGAGAACCTGCATGGTAACCTTTACCGCGGCGACTGTATTTCGTTCCGGACGGAGGAGGAGTTCCGACGGTTTCTCTCCGATTGCGAAGGAACGGTATTCGCGGCTCCCAATCCGAAGTCGGTCATCGTCTGGGGCTACCGGGACGAGCAGGTCGCCCTGCCCCGGACGGAGTGGAAGGCGCTCGACGTTCCCGTTACAGAGCGGCGCATCTACAACACGCTCCAACCCGTGAAACTCGTCAAGGACCACGGGCGGCATACTGCGGTCTGCTATTTCGTCAGACCGGAAGACGACATCAGTCAACCGCAGGACATGACGCTCGAAGAGTTAATCTACGAAGAGTCATGCCCTACAAGCAAAGTTACAGTGTAG
- a CDS encoding ArdC family protein codes for MNKNLIEKIAPQLTELMIKKMETLTEAWRKPWIADLAHGLPRNLRGTPYRGGNILMLLFLSEIAGYSTPLFMTFKQAKEEGLNILKGSGSFPVFFWKLYIRHKETRKKIELADYYRLPQEQRRQYDVLPVMRYYPVFNIDQTDMSEQQPERYASLTTPTGPKDYSDGLTCEVLDRMLAEQSWLCPILLKSGNRASYSPTLDRIVCPEKRQFPEGAAFYTTLLHEVTHSTGHAERLNRPFGACYGDADYIREELVAELTAALCGAMLGFATTPREESAAYIKDWLAEFHKEPTYLFDILTDVNRSARMISERLAVEQEPETPDAIPSEAA; via the coding sequence ATGAATAAGAATCTGATTGAAAAGATCGCTCCGCAGCTGACGGAGCTGATGATAAAGAAAATGGAAACGCTTACCGAAGCGTGGCGCAAGCCGTGGATCGCCGACCTTGCGCACGGTCTTCCGCGCAACCTGCGCGGCACGCCCTACCGGGGCGGGAATATCCTGATGCTGCTGTTCCTCTCGGAGATCGCAGGCTACAGTACGCCGCTCTTTATGACCTTCAAGCAGGCCAAGGAGGAGGGCCTGAACATCCTCAAAGGCTCCGGTTCGTTTCCGGTCTTCTTCTGGAAACTGTATATCCGCCATAAGGAGACCCGCAAGAAGATTGAGTTGGCGGACTATTACCGCCTGCCGCAGGAGCAGCGGCGGCAATACGACGTGCTGCCCGTGATGCGCTATTACCCGGTCTTCAACATCGACCAGACGGATATGTCGGAACAGCAGCCGGAGCGCTACGCTTCGCTTACGACACCGACCGGGCCGAAAGACTACTCGGACGGTCTGACATGCGAGGTGCTCGACCGGATGCTGGCGGAGCAGTCGTGGCTCTGTCCCATCCTGCTCAAATCCGGCAACAGGGCGTCCTATTCACCGACGCTCGACCGGATCGTCTGCCCCGAAAAACGGCAGTTCCCGGAGGGCGCGGCATTCTACACGACACTTCTCCACGAAGTCACGCACAGTACGGGGCATGCGGAGCGTCTGAACCGTCCTTTTGGCGCTTGCTATGGCGATGCCGATTATATCCGGGAGGAACTGGTCGCCGAACTTACGGCGGCCCTGTGCGGCGCGATGCTGGGCTTCGCCACGACGCCCCGCGAGGAGAGCGCTGCCTATATCAAGGACTGGCTGGCGGAGTTCCATAAAGAGCCGACCTACCTGTTCGACATCCTCACGGACGTGAACCGGTCGGCACGCATGATTTCCGAACGGCTGGCTGTAGAGCAGGAGCCGGAAACCCCGGATGCGATTCCGTCCGAAGCTGCCTAA
- a CDS encoding ParB/RepB/Spo0J family partition protein, producing the protein MQTAKANSKSKKGGKTAVRTPAVSEAVAAQAQDPVAAGSPDMKPAEPQATDIGAVNPVAETSPAEQPAAHPETDVRLLDLNKIVNSTYNPRKNFREDTLLELAESIKQSGVLQPICVRPRDEGFEIVYGERRYWAAAMAGLKFIPALIRELSDAEAEDAAITENLQREDVRPREEAAAYKRALQSGRHTIESLVGKFGKSEAYIRSRLKLCELIDALAGMLDKEEISVGVATEIAKYPADIQQEVYNDHFAEGCYSSWKTARIKEIARRLYERYMTKLESYNFDKTKCLSCQHNTANQVLFKDECTGGCAGCQNRECMIRKNNEFLVQKAVKLLKDDPRTTLATDGETPAAVLEALEKEGYHVEELEYSVYHYDKGPQMPDAPQAEEFESEEEFSEAQEEYEAEMAAFAEETQQLEFDISEGRVRKYAVIGNLDIEFRYEEIEDEEREMTVNEGQDDEHKVFVTVVPPSPLEGLLQQERRYREICYEHITTDMKRVFLDVKVANKPLQKEEQQMFYYAVMQRVMSDSKLRQCGFRPKEGSCLTDREQFAAAGRITAKQQAALVRAYLVDYFRSAAPEYRCTDETLLTGMMCRFADMNFSEQSQKVQQEYLKVYERRKARLQEQIDALQAKAEAEEMAVSMQEAPDAEPEMPELLPDETPAIEPTPEPLIIPMDPDIEPDIRMPEEMKTAA; encoded by the coding sequence ATGCAGACTGCAAAAGCAAATTCGAAATCGAAGAAGGGCGGCAAGACCGCAGTTCGGACGCCGGCCGTTTCCGAGGCCGTTGCGGCGCAAGCGCAAGACCCGGTTGCAGCCGGGAGTCCCGACATGAAACCCGCCGAACCGCAGGCAACGGATATCGGAGCTGTGAATCCTGTCGCAGAAACCAGTCCTGCCGAACAACCGGCAGCCCATCCCGAGACGGATGTCCGGCTGCTGGATCTGAACAAGATCGTCAATTCGACCTACAATCCCCGCAAGAATTTCCGCGAGGATACGCTGCTGGAACTTGCCGAGAGCATCAAACAGTCGGGCGTTCTTCAACCTATCTGCGTGCGTCCGAGGGACGAGGGCTTCGAGATCGTCTACGGCGAGCGCCGCTATTGGGCGGCTGCAATGGCGGGCCTGAAATTCATCCCGGCCCTTATCCGGGAGTTGTCGGACGCCGAGGCCGAGGATGCCGCCATCACGGAGAACCTGCAACGCGAGGACGTGCGGCCGCGCGAGGAAGCCGCTGCCTACAAGCGGGCCTTGCAGTCGGGGCGGCATACGATCGAGAGCCTCGTGGGCAAATTCGGCAAGTCGGAGGCCTACATCCGCTCGCGTCTGAAACTTTGCGAATTGATCGACGCCTTGGCCGGGATGCTCGACAAAGAGGAGATTTCGGTGGGCGTCGCTACAGAGATCGCCAAATATCCCGCCGACATCCAGCAGGAGGTTTACAACGATCATTTCGCCGAGGGGTGTTACAGCTCTTGGAAGACGGCGCGGATCAAGGAGATCGCCCGGCGGCTCTACGAGCGTTATATGACCAAGCTGGAAAGCTACAACTTCGATAAGACGAAGTGCCTTTCCTGCCAGCACAATACGGCCAATCAGGTGTTGTTCAAGGACGAATGTACGGGCGGTTGCGCGGGCTGTCAAAACCGCGAGTGCATGATCCGCAAGAACAACGAGTTTTTGGTACAGAAGGCCGTGAAACTCCTCAAGGACGATCCGCGTACGACACTGGCCACAGACGGCGAAACGCCTGCCGCAGTACTCGAAGCTCTTGAGAAAGAAGGCTATCACGTCGAAGAGCTGGAATACAGCGTTTATCACTACGATAAAGGCCCTCAGATGCCCGACGCTCCGCAGGCCGAAGAGTTCGAATCGGAAGAGGAGTTCTCCGAGGCTCAGGAGGAGTACGAAGCCGAAATGGCGGCATTCGCCGAAGAGACACAGCAGTTGGAGTTCGACATCTCGGAAGGGCGCGTGCGCAAGTACGCCGTCATCGGTAACCTCGATATCGAGTTCCGCTACGAAGAGATCGAGGATGAGGAGCGGGAAATGACGGTAAACGAGGGGCAGGACGATGAGCATAAGGTCTTCGTCACCGTCGTTCCGCCTTCGCCGCTGGAGGGGCTGTTGCAACAGGAGCGTCGTTACCGGGAAATCTGCTACGAGCATATCACGACCGATATGAAGCGTGTCTTCCTCGATGTGAAAGTTGCGAACAAGCCCTTGCAGAAAGAGGAGCAGCAGATGTTCTACTACGCCGTGATGCAGCGCGTAATGAGCGACTCGAAACTCCGCCAGTGCGGTTTCCGGCCTAAGGAGGGCTCTTGCCTGACCGACCGGGAGCAGTTCGCTGCGGCGGGTCGTATCACGGCCAAGCAACAGGCGGCGCTGGTTCGCGCTTATCTGGTGGACTACTTCCGCTCGGCGGCTCCGGAGTACCGCTGTACGGACGAAACGCTTCTGACGGGAATGATGTGCCGCTTCGCGGATATGAACTTCTCGGAGCAGAGCCAGAAGGTGCAGCAGGAGTATCTGAAAGTCTACGAGCGTCGCAAAGCCCGTCTTCAGGAACAGATCGACGCCTTGCAGGCAAAAGCCGAGGCCGAGGAGATGGCGGTTTCGATGCAGGAGGCACCGGATGCCGAACCGGAGATGCCCGAGCTGCTGCCGGACGAGACGCCCGCTATAGAACCCACCCCGGAGCCGCTGATTATTCCTATGGACCCGGATATCGAACCCGATATCCGGATGCCTGAGGAGATGAAAACGGCGGCATAG